A genomic window from Terriglobales bacterium includes:
- the rapZ gene encoding RNase adapter RapZ: MKSRKQPAKANRTRRRRPQAELVIITGMSGSGKASVLKAFEDLGYYCVDNLPVELIPSFAELVRHSAEIERAALVVDVREGQGLERLPAILHSLEGSVTRHVLYLEASDEVLLRRYSETRRPHPLGASGPVKAALAAERRRLRPIRAVADLVVDTSRFNVHELRTHVTHQFQRRSADKNILVSCVSFGYRHGLPEDADLVFDVRFLPNPHFVPELRPYTGKDAKVARYIRSFPQTREFIRRTADMLTYLLPHYVREGKSYLTIGFGCTGGQHRSVMIAEEVTQRLAAAGYRTKVTHRDCPR; the protein is encoded by the coding sequence GTGAAGTCGCGCAAGCAGCCCGCCAAGGCGAACCGCACCCGCCGCCGCCGGCCCCAGGCCGAGCTGGTGATCATCACCGGCATGAGCGGCTCCGGGAAGGCCTCGGTGCTCAAGGCCTTCGAGGACCTGGGCTACTACTGCGTGGACAACCTGCCGGTGGAATTGATCCCCAGCTTCGCCGAGTTGGTGCGCCATTCGGCCGAGATCGAGCGCGCCGCCCTGGTGGTGGACGTGCGCGAGGGCCAGGGACTGGAGCGCCTGCCCGCCATCCTGCACTCGCTGGAGGGCTCGGTGACCAGGCACGTGCTGTATCTTGAGGCCAGCGACGAGGTGCTGCTGCGCCGCTACAGCGAGACCCGGCGGCCGCATCCCCTGGGAGCCTCTGGGCCGGTGAAGGCGGCGCTGGCCGCCGAGCGCCGCCGCCTCCGTCCCATCCGCGCCGTCGCCGACCTGGTGGTCGACACCTCCCGCTTCAACGTGCACGAACTGCGCACCCACGTCACCCACCAGTTCCAGCGGCGCTCCGCTGACAAGAACATCCTGGTCTCCTGCGTCAGCTTCGGCTACCGCCACGGCCTGCCCGAGGACGCCGACCTGGTCTTCGACGTGCGCTTCCTCCCCAACCCTCACTTCGTCCCCGAACTGCGCCCCTACACCGGCAAGGACGCCAAGGTGGCTCGCTACATCCGCTCCTTCCCGCAGACCCGCGAGTTCATCCGCCGCACCGCCGACATGCTCACCTACCTGCTGCCCCACTACGTGCGGGAAGGGAAGAGCTACCTCACCATCGGCTTCGGCTGCACCGGGGGCCAGCACCGCTCGGTGATGATCGCGGAAGAGGTGACCCAGCGCCTGGCTGCCGCCGGCTACCGCACCAAGGTCACCCACCGCGACTGCCCCAGGTAA
- a CDS encoding ankyrin repeat domain-containing protein, which translates to AKAALARKADPNARDEHGVTALMMACEDDRDLPLARLLLDSGADLNAHDVVGFTALMTAADAGNTEILKLLLERKPEVNARDGNGWSALTVAAAGHRPDSAQLLLAAGADYNAADKNGTTVLMLAAAAGESELVQALLDAAKAPAATPGQTRAPLNLAARDYNGWTALHHAVSYDHAEVARLLLAAGADPNTLSRSQLTPLMLAAAGSHLATAQALADGGAKVDARGPNGLTALMLAAGAGDPEMVQLLLGHGADPNAHTAGGRTALMDAAFHGDKQVVQALLAKGADPNAKTTAGASVLARAQARPGNDEVIALLKAVGAK; encoded by the coding sequence GCCAAGGCGGCGCTGGCCCGCAAGGCCGATCCCAACGCACGCGACGAGCACGGCGTCACCGCCCTCATGATGGCCTGCGAGGACGACCGTGACCTGCCTCTGGCGCGCCTGTTGCTCGACTCCGGCGCCGACCTCAACGCCCACGATGTGGTGGGCTTCACCGCGCTCATGACCGCCGCCGACGCCGGCAACACCGAGATCCTCAAGCTGCTGCTGGAGCGCAAGCCCGAGGTCAACGCCCGCGACGGGAATGGTTGGAGCGCGCTCACCGTCGCCGCCGCCGGCCATCGCCCCGATAGCGCGCAACTGCTGCTGGCTGCCGGCGCCGACTACAACGCCGCCGACAAGAACGGCACCACCGTGCTCATGCTGGCCGCGGCGGCGGGCGAGAGCGAACTCGTCCAGGCCCTGCTCGACGCCGCCAAGGCTCCCGCCGCCACTCCCGGCCAGACCCGGGCGCCGCTCAACCTGGCCGCCCGCGACTATAACGGCTGGACGGCGCTGCACCACGCCGTCTCCTACGACCACGCCGAAGTGGCCCGGCTGTTGCTGGCCGCCGGCGCCGATCCCAACACCCTCTCCCGCAGCCAGTTGACTCCGCTCATGCTGGCGGCGGCGGGCAGCCACCTGGCCACCGCCCAGGCGCTGGCCGACGGCGGCGCCAAGGTGGACGCCCGCGGTCCCAACGGCCTCACTGCGCTGATGCTGGCGGCGGGCGCGGGCGACCCCGAGATGGTCCAGCTCCTGCTTGGCCACGGCGCCGACCCCAACGCCCACACCGCCGGCGGCCGCACCGCCCTCATGGACGCCGCCTTCCACGGCGACAAGCAGGTGGTGCAGGCGCTGCTGGCCAAGGGCGCCGACCCCAACGCCAAGACCACCGCCGGCGCCAGCGTGCTGGCCCGCGCCCAGGCCCGCCCCGGCAACGACGAGGTCATCGCCCTGCTCAAGGCGGTAGGAGCGAAGTAA